The Halarsenatibacter silvermanii sequence CTCTCTGCTATCCTAAAAATATTCATTGCAGAATCTCACCTGCCATATATTTTAAGGGGGCCCCGGATATCCAGCACCAGCAGCCCCCGAAGGTATCTATAATAATTTATTGAATGCCAAGTTCTTCTTCGGCCTCTTCAACAGCCTGCAAAAATTCTTCCGCCAGTTCCAGACCTTCTTCTCCAAATTCTTCTTCGATAACTTCCAGGGCAGCCGGTTCAGTTATTTCCCTAAAAGCTTCTAACTCTTCATCAGTGGGAGCATAAACTTCCATCTCTTCTTCAATTTTTGGCAGACCCTGATCCTCAGAAGCTTCGACGAGCTGGTTGACACCTCTACCGGCCGTATTTGCTGCCCGTGAGGCTTCGTAAATTACACTTTTTTCGTGCTCGCTCAAACCTTCCATAAATTGATCGTTTATTACCCATACATAGGGAGTATACATATGATTTGTGAGGGTGATATAATCCTGAACTTCATAAAGCAGTTCCATAGAAATTAAAGGAATTGGATTCATCTGACCATCGACAACTCCGGTCTCCAGAGCTGTATAAAGTTCTTCCCAGGCTATTTCAGTAGCGGAAGCTCCCAGAGCAGTTACGAATTCCTGGTGAATCGCTATAGGCATGGTTCTAAAGCTTACACCATCCATATCTTCAGGCGATTCTATCTGTGTAGCACTGTTGGTCAGCTGAAAAAAGCCGCCTGATTCCCCAAAAGCCAGCACTTCAAATCCATCGGTATTCTGCTCTATTTTTGATTTCATTGTATCAGCAAATTCCCCATCATATACCTCATGGGCTACACTATAATGCGAAATTGCAAAAGGAATATCAACTATCCCAATGGGCTCATAAAATGGAGCCAGGCCTCCAGCAGAGGCTATGAAACTCTGAATAACATTTCCCTGAACCTGTTCCATCATTTCCCGAGAGTCGCCCAGCGCCCCATCTGGATATATTTCTACTTCAATGTCTGTTTCAGCTTCTACTCGAGCCTGAAACACTTTAGCCATGGCTGCAGTAGCAACTTCCTGTGGGTTTTGGGGATTGAGATGGGACAATTGAATTACATCCTGGGCTCCAGCTGTGACCGAGAAAATAAAAACCAGAGAAATAACGAGTGCTGCTATTGATAATTTTTTAAACATTTATCGACACTCCCATAATTTAATTTCAAAAGATCCATAAATCCTTACTGTAATTAGATCTACGAGTCTCAATACAGTCAACAGCAAAATAATGTATGGCAGACCTGGGAAATAAGTTCTGCAATCACCCCCCCTGATAACAGACACCTAAATATCCGACAGGACTATTCAGTAAAAATTAAATTTCTCTTAAATCCCTATTTAAACAAAACGGTCAAATCTCCTTTTATATTTGTTTTATTATCCATGTATACCAGAACATAGCCTGCCAATCCAAAACGGAGTATTGTGCCTGAAACCCTAATCATTCCACCCTATAGGGAAAGTGGGCATAAAATTCAGCCGCTTTGAGCAGATGATCGACCGGAACCTGATCTTCCACGCTGTGAGCATAAACTTCATTTGCGGGGCCAAAACCCACACAGGGGATATTGTTTCTTCCCATAATGGTAACGCCGTTGGTGCTGAAAGTCCATTTATCAACTTTTGGCTCTTCGTCGAAAACATCTTCGTAGGCTGAAACTGCCGATTGAATAACAGGATGGTCTTCATCCAGAACCCAGGTCGGATAATATTTTTCCATTTCGTACTTAAATCCCGTATAACTGGGAGTATCATAATAGGGTATGCTGACCTCAGCTTCCAGATCTTCAGATTCTATAATCTCTTCTATCTGCTCTACAGCCAGTTCTTTATCCTCACCCGCGGTCAATCTTCGGTCAATGTGCAGCTCAGTCTGATTGGGAATGGCATTTAAACTGGGGGTTTGATTGGTTACATGAGTGGCTGCCACCGTGCCCTTGCCCAGAAAATCATCGACCTTAAGTTCAGGATTTAAATTTTCTACGCCAGAAATAATTTTCGCCATCTTATAAAGC is a genomic window containing:
- a CDS encoding DctP family TRAP transporter solute-binding subunit, giving the protein MFKKLSIAALVISLVFIFSVTAGAQDVIQLSHLNPQNPQEVATAAMAKVFQARVEAETDIEVEIYPDGALGDSREMMEQVQGNVIQSFIASAGGLAPFYEPIGIVDIPFAISHYSVAHEVYDGEFADTMKSKIEQNTDGFEVLAFGESGGFFQLTNSATQIESPEDMDGVSFRTMPIAIHQEFVTALGASATEIAWEELYTALETGVVDGQMNPIPLISMELLYEVQDYITLTNHMYTPYVWVINDQFMEGLSEHEKSVIYEASRAANTAGRGVNQLVEASEDQGLPKIEEEMEVYAPTDEELEAFREITEPAALEVIEEEFGEEGLELAEEFLQAVEEAEEELGIQ